A single window of Neisseria chenwenguii DNA harbors:
- a CDS encoding ABC transporter ATP-binding protein: MHAVEIRHAVKTYANGFTALNDVSFTVAEGEFFALLGPNGAGKTTLISAMAGLGRLTSGSISVMGHDVVKSARASRMNLGVVPQELVFDAFFTVRETLRFQSGYFGIKNNDKWVDEIIGRLGLADKADTITRNLSGGMKRRVMVAQALVHKPPVIVLDEPTAGVDVELRQSLWTFINSLNAQGHTVILTTHYLEEAQNLCSRIAMLKHGSLVALDTTDHLLHEEKGLRVALQLSDGLPDVLRPLQIGGKDGEILLKLNDYNELSGVLDTLKTAGVGVQHMALPETDLEEVFMKLTK, translated from the coding sequence ATGCACGCCGTCGAAATCCGCCATGCCGTCAAAACCTACGCCAACGGCTTCACCGCCCTCAACGATGTTTCCTTCACCGTCGCCGAAGGCGAATTTTTCGCGCTTCTGGGCCCCAACGGTGCGGGCAAAACCACGCTGATTTCGGCGATGGCGGGCTTGGGCCGCCTGACTTCGGGCAGCATTTCGGTGATGGGGCACGACGTGGTCAAATCCGCGCGCGCGTCGAGGATGAATCTGGGCGTCGTGCCGCAGGAATTGGTGTTTGACGCGTTTTTTACCGTACGCGAAACGCTGCGTTTTCAGTCCGGCTATTTCGGCATTAAAAACAACGACAAATGGGTCGACGAAATCATCGGACGGCTGGGGTTGGCCGACAAAGCCGACACGATTACGCGCAACCTCTCCGGCGGCATGAAACGGCGTGTGATGGTCGCGCAGGCGTTGGTGCACAAACCGCCCGTGATTGTGTTGGACGAGCCGACCGCGGGTGTGGACGTCGAGCTGCGCCAAAGCCTGTGGACGTTTATCAACAGTCTCAACGCGCAAGGCCACACGGTGATCCTGACCACGCATTATCTGGAAGAGGCGCAAAACCTGTGCAGCCGCATCGCCATGCTCAAACACGGCAGCCTGGTCGCGCTCGACACCACCGACCACCTGCTCCACGAAGAAAAAGGCCTGCGCGTGGCGCTGCAACTTTCAGACGGCCTGCCCGATGTTTTGCGCCCGCTGCAAATCGGCGGAAAAGACGGCGAAATCCTGTTGAAACTCAACGACTACAACGAGCTTTCCGGCGTTTTGGATACGCTGAAGACAGCGGGCGTCGGCGTTCAGCATATGGCGCTGCCGGAAACGGATTTGGAAGAAGTGTTTATGAAACTGACGAAGTAG